The Mercurialis annua linkage group LG8, ddMerAnnu1.2, whole genome shotgun sequence genome window below encodes:
- the LOC126659823 gene encoding uncharacterized protein LOC126659823 isoform X2, with protein sequence MSLPASQYSVLDAQRIERIDDNTFRCYVYKFKFFAFEVCPVLLVRVEEQPNGCCINLLSCKLEGSPMVVAQNDKFDASMVNYISCDSRQNNSSVEQLTSDAVIEVSIEVPFAFSAIPVQAIESTGTRILEQILGLMLPRFMAQLVKDYKAWASGDVSRQPIGTGEI encoded by the exons ATGAGTTTGCCAGCAAGTCAATACTCGGTATTGGATGCGCAGAGGATAGAGAGAATAGACGACAACACGTTTAGGTGTTATGTGTATAAGTTTAAATTCTTTGCTTTTGAGGTTTGCCCTGTTCTGCTTGTTAGAGTTGAAGAGCAGCCTAATGGTTGTTGCATTAACCTTCTTTCTTGTAAG CTTGAGGGATCACCTATGGTGGTTGCGCAGAATGACAAGTTTGATG CTTCAATGGTGAACTATATCTCTTGTGATAGCAGGCAAAACAACTCATCCGTGGAACAACTTACTTCTGATGCAGTCATCGAG GTTAGCATTGAGGTTCCTTTTGCGTTTAGTGCAATTCCAGTTCAAGCTATAGAATCAACTGGGACAAGAATCCTTGAACAAATACTTGGGCTGATGCTTCCCCGCTTTATGGCACAG CTTGTGAAAGACTATAAAGCATGGGCATCTGGTGATGTCTCAAGGCAGCCTATTGGAACTGGTGAGATTTGA
- the LOC126659823 gene encoding uncharacterized protein LOC126659823 isoform X1, which yields MATNSSLSLNSCVWFESRNPRRNLSLNLNLSPKLSILRVVSVNSTPKARFIARRKESVSVQQLGRPLIEYMSLPASQYSVLDAQRIERIDDNTFRCYVYKFKFFAFEVCPVLLVRVEEQPNGCCINLLSCKLEGSPMVVAQNDKFDASMVNYISCDSRQNNSSVEQLTSDAVIEVSIEVPFAFSAIPVQAIESTGTRILEQILGLMLPRFMAQLVKDYKAWASGDVSRQPIGTGEI from the exons ATGGCAACAAACAGTTCTTTAAGCTTAAATTCATGTGTTTGGTTTGAATCAAGAAACCCTAGAagaaatttatctttaaacttaaatttatcTCCGAAACTTTCAATTCTTCGCGTTGTTTCAGTCAATTCAACTCCCAAAGCGAGGTTCATTGCTCGGCGAAAAGAGTCCGTTTCGGTTCAGCAACTCGGGCGTCCTCTAA TTGAGTATATGAGTTTGCCAGCAAGTCAATACTCGGTATTGGATGCGCAGAGGATAGAGAGAATAGACGACAACACGTTTAGGTGTTATGTGTATAAGTTTAAATTCTTTGCTTTTGAGGTTTGCCCTGTTCTGCTTGTTAGAGTTGAAGAGCAGCCTAATGGTTGTTGCATTAACCTTCTTTCTTGTAAG CTTGAGGGATCACCTATGGTGGTTGCGCAGAATGACAAGTTTGATG CTTCAATGGTGAACTATATCTCTTGTGATAGCAGGCAAAACAACTCATCCGTGGAACAACTTACTTCTGATGCAGTCATCGAG GTTAGCATTGAGGTTCCTTTTGCGTTTAGTGCAATTCCAGTTCAAGCTATAGAATCAACTGGGACAAGAATCCTTGAACAAATACTTGGGCTGATGCTTCCCCGCTTTATGGCACAG CTTGTGAAAGACTATAAAGCATGGGCATCTGGTGATGTCTCAAGGCAGCCTATTGGAACTGGTGAGATTTGA
- the LOC126659824 gene encoding probable histone H2B.3: protein MAPKAAEKKPAEKKPAEKTPAAAAEKKPRAEKKLPKEGASVTDKKKKRTKKSVETYKIYIFKVLKQVHPDIGISSKAMGIMNSFINDIFEKLAQESSRLARYNKKPTITSREIQTAVRLVLPGELAKHAVSEGTKAVTKFTSS from the coding sequence ATGGCACCAAAGGCAGCGGAGAAGAAACCAGCCGAGAAGAAGCCGGCAGAGAAAACACCAGCAGCGGCGGCGGAGAAGAAGCCACGAGCAGAGAAAAAGCTTCCGAAAGAAGGAGCCTCCGTCACCgacaagaagaaaaagagaacgAAGAAGAGCGTGGAGACGTACAAGATCTACATTTTCAAAGTTCTGAAGCAAGTTCACCCTGACATTGGTATTTCCAGCAAGGCCATGGGCATTATGAACTCCTTCATCAACGATATCTTCGAGAAACTTGCTCAAGAATCCTCAAGACTTGCTAGGTATAACAAGAAGCCTACCATTACTTCTCGGGAGATTCAAACTGCTGTGAGATTAGTTTTGCCTGGAGAGTTGGCTAAGCACGCTGTTTCTGAAGGGACTAAGGCTGTCACCAAGTTTACTAGCTCTTGa